The Euphorbia lathyris chromosome 3, ddEupLath1.1, whole genome shotgun sequence genome contains a region encoding:
- the LOC136222491 gene encoding uncharacterized protein isoform X2, with protein sequence MMKSLSNNHQTLILKSAITSRLLVIALIILWRTLLAPYDTSSPLNPNCLLSNSSSDQHQSILFPRLASAVEDSIVWDSVYFVRIAECGYEYEQTYAFLPLLPLCISFLTHTVLAPLVPLIGLRAVLALAGYVVNNSAFVLAALYFYRLSVLILKDADMAMQASILFCFNPASIFYSSIYTESLYSLFCFGGLYHLLTGADNIAVLWFALSGCARSNGVLNAGYLCFQIMHKVYNDVFLRKRASLALQTIIIGALRCICTFLPFIAFQAYAFRNICNGRSLDEIRPWCKYKIPMLYNYIQSHYWGVGFLRYFQFKQLPNFLLASPVLSLAVCSIVHHIRLQPQIFFSLGLRADNGQKSSIDSKSSVDTVPGPNVTPLKDKCITKTRENHNLRERKSTVEVDDYLACPEEHNSIQRPGSFHAFIIPCTLHLGFMAMTAFFIMHVQVATRFLSSSPPLYWFAAYITTSYGVANKWGYLIWTYSTAYILLGSLLFSNFYPFT encoded by the exons ATGATGAAAAGTCTATCCAACAATCATCAAACCCTTATTCTCAAATCCGCAATCACCTCTAGACTTCTTGTCATTGCCTTAATCATTCTCTGGCGCACTCTACTTGCTCCTTATGACACTTCCTCTCCCCTAAATCCGAATTGCCTCCTCTCAAATTCCTCCTCCGACCAACATCAGAGCATTCTCTTCCCTCGTCTTGCCTCTGCCGTTGAGGACAGTATAGTGTGGGATAGTGTTTACTTCGTTCGAATTGCTGAATGCGGTTACGAGTATGAACAGACCTATGCCTTCTTGCCTCTGCTTCCCTTGTGTATTTCATTTTTGACTCATACAG TTCTTGCACCTTTGGTTCCTCTTATTGGGCTCAGGGCTGTACTGGCATTGGCAGGATATGTCGTTAATAATTCCGCGTTTGTGCTTGCTGCACTCTATTTTTACAG GCTTTCAGTTCTTATTTTAAAGGATGCTGATATGGCAATGCAGGCTTCAATATTGTTTTGCTTCAATCCAGCTtcaatattttattcatcaat ATACACAGAGAGTTTGTATTCATTGTTCTGCTTTGGAGGATTGTACCACTTATTAACTGGTGCAGATAATATTGCTGTCCTTTGGTTTGCTCTCTCTGGTTGTGCAAGGTCTAATGGAGTGCTTAATGCTGGTTATCTCTGTTTTCAGATTATGCATAAAGTCTATaatgatgttttcttgagaAAACGCGCTTCT TTGGCATTACAGACTATAATCATTGGAGCACTGCGTTGTATATGTACTTTTCTTCCATTCATTGCTTTTCAAGCATATGCCTTCCGCAATATTTGTAATGGACGTTCATTGGATGAAATAAGGCCTTGGTGCAAATATAAAATACCTATGCTATACAATTACATTCAGAGCCACTACTG GGGAGTAGGTTTCTTGAGATATTTTCAGTTCAAGCAGTTGCCGAACTTTCTGCTTGCATCACCGGTACTGTCTTTGGCAGTTTGCTCAATTGTTCATCACATAAGGTTACAACCACAGATTTTTTTCTCACTAGGTCTTAGAGCTGATAATGGGCAAAAGAGTTCCATAGATTCAAAATCTTCTGTAGATACTGTTCCAGGACCAAATGTTACGCCGTTAAAGGACAAATGCATTACTAAGACACGAG AAAATCATAATCTTAGAGAAAGGAAATCGACAGTCGAAGTGGATGATTATCTTGCATGCCCTGAAGAGCACAATTCTATCCAGAGACCAGGATCCTTTCACGCCTTCATCATTCCTTGCACTTTGCATTTGGGCTTCATGGCAATGACAGCATTCTTTATTATGCATGTGCAG GTTGCAACACGATTCTTGTCTTCAAGTCCTCCTCTTTATTGGTTCGCAGCTTATATAACGACGTCTTATGGTGTTGCTAACAAATGGGGATACTTGATTTGGACATATTCTACAGCTTACATCCTTCTTGGCAGTTTGCTATTTTCTAACTTCTACCCTTTCACTTAG
- the LOC136222491 gene encoding uncharacterized protein isoform X1 encodes MMKSLSNNHQTLILKSAITSRLLVIALIILWRTLLAPYDTSSPLNPNCLLSNSSSDQHQSILFPRLASAVEDSIVWDSVYFVRIAECGYEYEQTYAFLPLLPLCISFLTHTVLAPLVPLIGLRAVLALAGYVVNNSAFVLAALYFYRLSVLILKDADMAMQASILFCFNPASIFYSSIYTESLYSLFCFGGLYHLLTGADNIAVLWFALSGCARSNGVLNAGYLCFQIMHKVYNDVFLRKRASLALQTIIIGALRCICTFLPFIAFQAYAFRNICNGRSLDEIRPWCKYKIPMLYNYIQSHYWICVLVILPTIAFWGVGFLRYFQFKQLPNFLLASPVLSLAVCSIVHHIRLQPQIFFSLGLRADNGQKSSIDSKSSVDTVPGPNVTPLKDKCITKTRENHNLRERKSTVEVDDYLACPEEHNSIQRPGSFHAFIIPCTLHLGFMAMTAFFIMHVQVATRFLSSSPPLYWFAAYITTSYGVANKWGYLIWTYSTAYILLGSLLFSNFYPFT; translated from the exons ATGATGAAAAGTCTATCCAACAATCATCAAACCCTTATTCTCAAATCCGCAATCACCTCTAGACTTCTTGTCATTGCCTTAATCATTCTCTGGCGCACTCTACTTGCTCCTTATGACACTTCCTCTCCCCTAAATCCGAATTGCCTCCTCTCAAATTCCTCCTCCGACCAACATCAGAGCATTCTCTTCCCTCGTCTTGCCTCTGCCGTTGAGGACAGTATAGTGTGGGATAGTGTTTACTTCGTTCGAATTGCTGAATGCGGTTACGAGTATGAACAGACCTATGCCTTCTTGCCTCTGCTTCCCTTGTGTATTTCATTTTTGACTCATACAG TTCTTGCACCTTTGGTTCCTCTTATTGGGCTCAGGGCTGTACTGGCATTGGCAGGATATGTCGTTAATAATTCCGCGTTTGTGCTTGCTGCACTCTATTTTTACAG GCTTTCAGTTCTTATTTTAAAGGATGCTGATATGGCAATGCAGGCTTCAATATTGTTTTGCTTCAATCCAGCTtcaatattttattcatcaat ATACACAGAGAGTTTGTATTCATTGTTCTGCTTTGGAGGATTGTACCACTTATTAACTGGTGCAGATAATATTGCTGTCCTTTGGTTTGCTCTCTCTGGTTGTGCAAGGTCTAATGGAGTGCTTAATGCTGGTTATCTCTGTTTTCAGATTATGCATAAAGTCTATaatgatgttttcttgagaAAACGCGCTTCT TTGGCATTACAGACTATAATCATTGGAGCACTGCGTTGTATATGTACTTTTCTTCCATTCATTGCTTTTCAAGCATATGCCTTCCGCAATATTTGTAATGGACGTTCATTGGATGAAATAAGGCCTTGGTGCAAATATAAAATACCTATGCTATACAATTACATTCAGAGCCACTACTG gATTTGTGTTTTAGTAATTTTACCCACGATTGCTTTTTG GGGAGTAGGTTTCTTGAGATATTTTCAGTTCAAGCAGTTGCCGAACTTTCTGCTTGCATCACCGGTACTGTCTTTGGCAGTTTGCTCAATTGTTCATCACATAAGGTTACAACCACAGATTTTTTTCTCACTAGGTCTTAGAGCTGATAATGGGCAAAAGAGTTCCATAGATTCAAAATCTTCTGTAGATACTGTTCCAGGACCAAATGTTACGCCGTTAAAGGACAAATGCATTACTAAGACACGAG AAAATCATAATCTTAGAGAAAGGAAATCGACAGTCGAAGTGGATGATTATCTTGCATGCCCTGAAGAGCACAATTCTATCCAGAGACCAGGATCCTTTCACGCCTTCATCATTCCTTGCACTTTGCATTTGGGCTTCATGGCAATGACAGCATTCTTTATTATGCATGTGCAG GTTGCAACACGATTCTTGTCTTCAAGTCCTCCTCTTTATTGGTTCGCAGCTTATATAACGACGTCTTATGGTGTTGCTAACAAATGGGGATACTTGATTTGGACATATTCTACAGCTTACATCCTTCTTGGCAGTTTGCTATTTTCTAACTTCTACCCTTTCACTTAG